A genomic stretch from Helianthus annuus cultivar XRQ/B chromosome 1, HanXRQr2.0-SUNRISE, whole genome shotgun sequence includes:
- the LOC110866480 gene encoding uncharacterized protein LOC110866480 — MCKEESATPETNHVNIEVIGGLTSYTAGSPASKLAVILISDIYGRTVGLKNWVRITFAAEPSSLEEALERILQQRSGFIDIDNINPDAWPALIADLSIGENGIVSLAFGEYKL, encoded by the exons ATGTGTAAAGAAGAAAGTGCCACTCCTGAGACTAACCATGTCAACATAGAAGTTATCGGAGGCTTAACATCGTACACTGCTGGTTCTCCTGCTTCTAAGCTTGCTGTCATTTTGATTTCTGATATATATG GACGTACAGTGGGACTAAAGAATTGGGTGAGGATAACTTTTGCCGCAGAACCATCTTCACTTGAAGAAGCACTTGAAAGA ATCCTTCAGCAACGTTCTGGTTTCATAGACATTGACAATATCAATCCAGATGCTTGGCCTGCACTCATAGCAGATTTATCAATAGGCGAAAATGGAATCGTAAGCCTTGCATTTGGTGAGTATAAGTTATGA
- the LOC110936290 gene encoding uncharacterized protein LOC110936290 isoform X2, which produces MVSNDDPWITTKNIVKNIMGKEYQFYYYGTGYECEDRGEGYVPHVTDWRFHGFFYCTQRNMVIGVRFAETNKKLLLEQVEDEDADKEDVGKKRKVDKEEEDKKKRKVEEVDKEDDEEVEKKLLLEQVDEEDAEEVEKKLSSLKLLVLDVYINYNV; this is translated from the exons ATGGTTAGCAATGATGATCCATGGATAACAACTAAGAATATTGTGAAGAACATTATGGGGAAAGAATATCAGTTTTATTATTATGGGACTGGATATGAATGTGAAGATAGAGGTGAAGGATATGTTCCTCACGTGACCGA TTGGAGATTTCACGGTTTCTTTTACTGCACACAAAGAAACATGGTTATTGGTGTCAGATTTGCGGAAACTAATAAGAAGTTGTTACTGGAGCAAGTGGAGGATGAGGATGCTGATAAAGAAGATGTTGGAAAGAAGAGAAAAGTGGATAAGGAGGAGGAGGATAAAAAGAAGAGAAAAGTGGAGGAAGTGGATAAGGAGGATGATGAGGAAGTGGAGAAGAAGTTGTTACTGGAGCAAGTGGATGAGGAGGATGCTGAGGAAGTGGAGAAGAAGTTGTCTTCATTGAAACTATTAGTGCTAGATGTATATATCAATTATAATGTCTAA
- the LOC110936290 gene encoding uncharacterized protein LOC110936290 isoform X1: MIYRMKRRPNLSLFLSIHHVFRQQHSDLRSYRLQMQNQRSKTSRSVLDWSMVSNDDPWITTKNIVKNIMGKEYQFYYYGTGYECEDRGEGYVPHVTDWRFHGFFYCTQRNMVIGVRFAETNKKLLLEQVEDEDADKEDVGKKRKVDKEEEDKKKRKVEEVDKEDDEEVEKKLLLEQVDEEDAEEVEKKLSSLKLLVLDVYINYNV; this comes from the exons ATGATTTACCGGATGAAAAGACGACCAAATCTGAGTTTGTTTTTAAGTATACATCACGTATTCCGTCAACAACATTCAGATTTGCGCTCATATAGGCTCCAAATGCAAAATCAAAGGTCTAAAACATCTAGATCTGTGCTT GACTGGTCTATGGTTAGCAATGATGATCCATGGATAACAACTAAGAATATTGTGAAGAACATTATGGGGAAAGAATATCAGTTTTATTATTATGGGACTGGATATGAATGTGAAGATAGAGGTGAAGGATATGTTCCTCACGTGACCGA TTGGAGATTTCACGGTTTCTTTTACTGCACACAAAGAAACATGGTTATTGGTGTCAGATTTGCGGAAACTAATAAGAAGTTGTTACTGGAGCAAGTGGAGGATGAGGATGCTGATAAAGAAGATGTTGGAAAGAAGAGAAAAGTGGATAAGGAGGAGGAGGATAAAAAGAAGAGAAAAGTGGAGGAAGTGGATAAGGAGGATGATGAGGAAGTGGAGAAGAAGTTGTTACTGGAGCAAGTGGATGAGGAGGATGCTGAGGAAGTGGAGAAGAAGTTGTCTTCATTGAAACTATTAGTGCTAGATGTATATATCAATTATAATGTCTAA